In the Malassezia vespertilionis chromosome 3, complete sequence genome, one interval contains:
- a CDS encoding uncharacterized protein (EggNog:ENOG503NU5R; CAZy:GT1; TransMembrane:2 (i164-181o201-220i)), giving the protein MKRIFIISNPATGQLNPVLPVVEELVARGNQVVLLSATSAFGKIQKMQARLDIVPQAEPTPSEKTLANLPLVFYCLGDGKSLADYTSEAFKDPERFHRVGRSKPGEIWGWLQAFTELVPPSSEDYNALVFRIRDLIGEHNPDMIITDNFSPFAVDGVRLSKRRFIATSPGAASAVASNISIWKTPMPMSGARTNASGLFTIMANLYFAVLWLKFALFHAWPKERRRFRHEVLGLEPLDIICDSVMTPTPGMLPAQVATISFNVANMDFYPPSAYDKSVYFVGPSYSRKTDTQSITVRKNSMCTNTPVSAKCSPFLSPSSVASTPTVADLSLEKEMLQLHSLTDSADPIKAWLDKAYCDNKRVLYINMGSIFYYTRKDHDNIVEAMKLLHDRFPSVLVLWKIPNLPYDSQPLPSTDEAQLPLYIRREEWLQSVETVLEHPALAVCMHHGGGNSYNEAVYFGVPQFCVSQWVDTHDIASYIQHSGVGLWADKSPMFDPEDMCEKLVRLLEDKDDVFRNATLSWRLRAMQAGGASAAANIVEAYMDMYSERRNEPVAL; this is encoded by the coding sequence ATGAAAAGGATTTTCATTATTTCCAACCCTGCAACTGGTCAACTCAACCCGGTTTTGCCGGTGGTAGAAGAGCTTGTTGCCCGCGGAAACCAGGTTGTGCTGTTATCCGCCACGAGCGCGTTTGGAAAAATACAAAaaatgcaagcgcggctcgaTATCGTTCCACAGGCAGAGCCCACTCCTTCAGAAAAGACATTGGCAAATCTGCCGCTTGTTTTTTACTGCTTAGGCGACGGTAAGAGCCTTGCCGATTACACGAGTGAGGCTTTCAAAGACCCCGAACGCTTCCACAGGGTGGGTAGATCGAAACCCGGCGAGATTTGGGGCTGGCTCCAAGCCTTTACGGAGCTGGTTCCACCAAGCTCAGAAGACTACAACGCACTTGTTTTTAGAATCCGTGATCTTATCGGAGAGCATAACCCTGACATGATCATCACCGACAACTTCAGTCCTTTTGCTGTCGACGGTGTGCGCctcagcaagcggcggtTTATTGCGACATCCCCCGGAGCTGCGTCCGCAGTTGCCAGTAATATTAGCATTTGGAAAACACCGATGCCGATGAGTGGAGCGCGCACCAACGCTTCGGGTCTCTTTACTATCATGGCCAACTTGTACTTTGCTGTTCTCTGGCTCAAATTTGCACTTTTTCATGCATGGCCTAAGGAGCGTCGGCGGTTTCGCCACGAAGTGCTGGGACTTGAACCGCTTGACATTATTTGCGACTCGGTCATGACGCCCACACCCGGTATGCTTCCCGCGCAAGTGGCTACGATTTCCTTTAATGTGGCGAACATGGACTTTTATCCCCCTTCTGCATACGACAAAAGCGTATATTTTGTTGGGCCTTCGTACAGCCGCAAAACTGATACACAGAGCATCACTGTACGCAAGAACAGCATGTGCACCAACACCCCTGTTTCTGCAAAGTGTAGTCCGTTTCTCTCGCCAAGCTCCGTTGCGTCGACGCCGACGGTTGCGGACCTCTCCTTGGAAAAGGAGATGTTGCAGTTGCACTCCCTCACAGATTCCGCAGACCCCATCAAGGCATGGCTGGACAAGGCTTACTGTGACAACAAACGTGTCTTGTACATCAATATGGGGAGCATTTTTTATTACACGCGCAAAGACCACGACAACATAGTCGAAGCCATGAAGCTTTTGCACGACAGGTTCCCCAGTGTGTTGGTCTTGTGGAAGATTCCAAATTTGCCGTACGACTCGCAACCTCTTCCATCGACTGATGAAGCGCAGCTCCCTTTATATATTCGACGCGAAGAATGGCTGCAAAGTGTCGAGACAGTCCTCGAGCACCCTGCGCTCGCTGTTTGCATGCACCATGGCGGAGGCAACTCTTATAATGAGGCGGTCTACTTCGGTGTGCCTCAATTTTGTGTCTCGCAGTGGGTCGATACACATGACATTGCGTCGTATATCCAGCACTCGGGCGTCGGTCTGTGGGCAGACAAATCGCCCATGTTTGACCCTGAGGATATGTGTGAGAAGCTGGTGAGACTTTTGGAAGACAAAGATGACGTATTCCGCAACGCAACCTTGTCTTGGCGACTCCGTGCCATGCAGGCTGGCGGTGCAAGTGCCGCTGCAAACATTGTTGAGGCTTACATGGACATGTACAGCGAACGCCGGAATGAGCCTGTGGCTTTGTAA